Proteins encoded together in one Paenibacillus sp. J23TS9 window:
- a CDS encoding zinc ribbon domain-containing protein produces MNILQRIKDGANRATEKAQGAVEVGKLNGQIAEVEKEMELHYVEMGRAFYEGYRAEDLTLAEREMIKHSKACDSLQKEIDEIRGRIAELKNEKLCSCGRTVELDANFCPACGRNLNEEQTTKKRSESRAASSAATFQTDDYAETKIYKEPAPQEEDYEDYQEDRSYDREEAGASAERNYEYDYSAEPNWEEPEEEEAYSDERERRQSEELERERERQLELDRRIRYWKENNDGSPEKPPVESQRDLVKCQICRADLPKGSKWCPRCGAEQI; encoded by the coding sequence ATGAATATTTTACAACGAATCAAAGACGGGGCGAACCGCGCAACGGAAAAGGCACAGGGTGCCGTTGAAGTCGGCAAGCTGAATGGGCAGATCGCTGAGGTTGAGAAGGAAATGGAGCTTCATTATGTGGAGATGGGCAGGGCGTTTTATGAAGGATACAGAGCTGAGGATCTGACCCTTGCCGAGCGAGAGATGATCAAGCATTCCAAAGCCTGCGACAGTCTCCAGAAAGAGATCGACGAGATCCGCGGCCGGATCGCCGAGCTGAAAAATGAGAAACTGTGCAGTTGTGGACGCACGGTAGAGCTGGACGCTAATTTCTGTCCTGCCTGCGGCAGAAATTTGAACGAAGAGCAGACAACGAAGAAACGCAGCGAATCTCGTGCAGCTTCTTCGGCAGCTACATTCCAAACCGATGATTATGCGGAGACTAAAATTTATAAAGAACCTGCTCCTCAGGAAGAGGATTACGAAGATTATCAAGAGGATCGTTCGTATGACAGAGAAGAAGCCGGCGCTTCCGCGGAACGCAATTATGAATATGATTACTCAGCAGAACCGAATTGGGAAGAGCCGGAGGAAGAGGAAGCTTACTCCGATGAACGCGAACGCAGGCAGTCCGAGGAGCTGGAGCGTGAACGTGAACGCCAGCTGGAGCTGGACCGCCGTATTCGCTACTGGAAGGAAAACAACGATGGCTCTCCTGAGAAGCCTCCAGTGGAGTCGCAGCGTGATTTGGTGAAATGTCAGATATGCCGGGCAGACCTGCCTAAAGGCTCGAAGTGGTGCCCGCGCTGCGGAGCGGAACAAATCTAA
- a CDS encoding ATP-dependent helicase yields MNTQLTLTSVPAHVPASAKPPKASDAPGLTSRDLVKEQAPDAFFFRELERHGILLNAPQIKAVRHGEGPMLILAGAGCGKTTVLAARTAYLIAVRGVPASSILLVTFTSKAAHEIKERIARMPGVNPAAARSVEARTFHSFALMLLRRSGCKEQIMGEFNAQHTIMKMVLRRLDPSQTYQPETLLAALSAWKMQGRSVDELPDKTNEEASVKRIIEAYESWKQERHLWDFDDILLQLRRLMDDRLFLKRLQNRYTWLMVDEFQDTNTVQYELVQYLAAAHRNLSVVGDDDQTIYTFNGARQESILEFDKLYPESKIVTLDINYRSDSRILGLGSAIVRHNRYRRDKVLKAAGPAGKMPYYTLPAHPEEEASWVVTHITEQVQTQNAAYKDIAILHRTAGSSRAVLEQLLLREIPFVQYGGTTVFYDQSLIKPLMDHLRLSLNPRRMEALPGTLGPLYVPREEGLAYISAQEKQIRKKYPLIHLTRWDRLKPFQQTAVKERIKLIKSLQTMKPVYAIQEMRRLFYDKYIQAGDPLVYTQYKEMVLDSLEELESAAARFDSVEQFVAYADELSLRHAQMESLRDKNDGNAVQLMTIHRAKGLEFPYVYWIGASEGILPHSTALKEKPPEEMKATAAPGTTEQNVSEAALEEERRLAYVAVTRAKERLYISSPAYYHGKPAAPSRFLLEAYGIKKSKDITSPSTRPADDSKKAASCKKK; encoded by the coding sequence GTGAATACACAGCTGACGCTCACAAGCGTACCCGCCCATGTGCCGGCTTCCGCCAAGCCTCCGAAGGCGAGCGACGCCCCAGGCCTCACCAGCCGCGACCTAGTTAAAGAACAGGCGCCGGATGCTTTCTTCTTCCGGGAGTTGGAGCGTCACGGCATACTGCTCAATGCTCCGCAGATTAAGGCAGTCCGCCACGGCGAAGGCCCCATGCTGATTCTTGCGGGTGCCGGCTGCGGCAAAACAACCGTTCTTGCGGCACGCACCGCATATCTGATCGCCGTTCGCGGCGTACCGGCATCCAGTATTTTGCTGGTCACCTTTACAAGCAAGGCAGCTCATGAAATCAAGGAACGGATTGCCCGGATGCCCGGTGTCAATCCTGCAGCAGCCCGCTCCGTGGAAGCCCGGACCTTTCATTCATTTGCACTCATGCTGCTCCGCAGAAGCGGCTGCAAAGAACAGATTATGGGAGAGTTCAACGCACAGCATACGATCATGAAAATGGTTCTGCGCAGGCTGGATCCATCGCAAACCTACCAGCCCGAAACACTTCTGGCTGCATTATCAGCTTGGAAAATGCAGGGGCGAAGTGTGGATGAGCTGCCTGATAAGACAAACGAGGAAGCTTCCGTCAAACGGATTATTGAAGCCTACGAGTCCTGGAAGCAGGAACGCCATTTATGGGATTTTGACGATATTCTGCTGCAGCTGCGGCGGCTTATGGATGACCGTTTGTTCCTCAAACGGCTCCAAAATCGTTATACCTGGCTGATGGTTGACGAGTTTCAGGATACCAATACCGTTCAGTATGAACTGGTGCAATATCTAGCGGCAGCCCACCGGAATCTCTCGGTCGTCGGCGATGATGATCAGACCATATACACGTTTAACGGGGCTCGCCAGGAATCAATTCTGGAATTTGACAAGCTCTATCCAGAGAGCAAAATCGTCACGCTTGATATTAACTATCGCAGCGATAGCCGGATCCTTGGCCTGGGAAGCGCTATTGTACGGCATAATCGCTATCGGCGCGATAAGGTGCTGAAGGCGGCCGGACCTGCAGGAAAAATGCCGTATTATACGCTTCCTGCACATCCCGAAGAAGAAGCCTCCTGGGTGGTCACCCACATTACAGAGCAGGTTCAAACGCAGAATGCCGCCTATAAGGATATCGCAATTCTGCACCGCACGGCGGGCAGCAGCCGCGCCGTCCTGGAGCAGCTGCTGCTGCGTGAGATTCCATTCGTGCAATACGGCGGTACCACTGTTTTCTATGACCAGTCATTGATCAAGCCGCTGATGGATCATCTTCGGCTGAGCTTGAACCCCCGCCGGATGGAGGCACTCCCCGGCACGCTTGGACCGCTGTATGTACCCAGAGAAGAAGGACTCGCATATATCTCGGCCCAAGAAAAACAGATCCGGAAGAAATATCCGCTGATTCATCTTACACGCTGGGACAGACTGAAACCGTTCCAGCAGACCGCCGTGAAGGAAAGAATCAAGCTGATCAAGTCGCTTCAAACCATGAAGCCGGTTTATGCCATTCAGGAAATGCGCCGCCTGTTCTACGATAAATATATCCAGGCAGGCGATCCGCTCGTCTATACCCAGTACAAGGAGATGGTCCTTGATTCGCTGGAGGAGCTTGAGAGCGCTGCAGCACGTTTTGATTCGGTAGAACAATTCGTTGCCTATGCGGATGAATTATCCCTGCGTCATGCACAAATGGAATCCCTCAGAGATAAGAATGACGGAAATGCCGTCCAGCTTATGACGATACATCGCGCCAAAGGGCTCGAGTTCCCTTATGTATATTGGATTGGAGCCAGCGAAGGCATCCTTCCGCATAGCACCGCCCTGAAGGAAAAGCCACCGGAAGAGATGAAGGCGACGGCTGCTCCCGGAACGACGGAACAGAATGTCAGCGAGGCAGCGCTTGAAGAAGAACGGAGACTGGCTTATGTCGCTGTAACCCGGGCTAAAGAAAGGCTGTATATCAGCTCACCCGCTTACTATCACGGCAAACCCGCCGCTCCTTCCCGTTTTCTGCTCGAGGCTTATGGAATAAAGAAATCAAAAGACATTACCTCCCCTTCAACACGACCTGCCGATGATTCAAAAAAGGCGGCTTCGTGTAAGAAAAAGTAA
- a CDS encoding GTP pyrophosphokinase family protein — translation MLYQLALEELQNKIKLIKTELKLQDGYSPIEHIKVRIKEPKSIISKLQRKGFDFTMDNILTHIHDIAGMRIVCAFVKDIYRLLDHFSHRDDIRIIEIKDYIESPKSNGYQSLHVIVAVPLILFEGTRWMKVEIQMRTLAMDFWASMEHIIYYKYDKQVPSHVVGELKEAAEAADKLDNQMLRLREEILAQAGEYVVEDLEKIHED, via the coding sequence ATGCTTTATCAACTCGCCCTGGAGGAGCTCCAAAATAAGATTAAACTCATCAAGACGGAGCTGAAACTTCAGGATGGTTACAGTCCGATTGAACATATCAAGGTCCGGATCAAGGAACCCAAAAGCATCATCAGCAAACTGCAGCGCAAGGGCTTTGATTTCACAATGGACAATATTCTGACCCATATTCATGATATTGCCGGCATGAGAATCGTTTGCGCTTTTGTTAAGGACATATACCGGCTTCTCGATCATTTTTCGCACCGGGATGATATCCGTATTATCGAAATCAAGGATTATATCGAGAGTCCCAAATCCAACGGCTATCAGAGCCTGCATGTCATTGTGGCCGTGCCGCTGATCTTGTTTGAAGGTACGCGCTGGATGAAGGTGGAGATCCAGATGCGCACGCTTGCAATGGATTTCTGGGCCAGTATGGAGCATATTATCTACTATAAATATGACAAACAGGTCCCGAGCCATGTCGTCGGTGAACTGAAAGAAGCTGCCGAGGCCGCTGATAAGCTGGATAATCAGATGCTTCGTCTGCGAGAGGAAATTCTGGCGCAGGCCGGAGAGTATGTAGTGGAGGATTTGGAGAAAATCCATGAGGATTAA
- a CDS encoding D-alanyl-D-alanine carboxypeptidase family protein, producing the protein MNKQAWKKGLWTCLLITALVIPTAVLSGCEKTGGSGKEQGQALQGAGKGEQEGQVPADPVMAKRTESALQTTIKEVDGKEVVTNPEAMTVIVNKQRSLPDGYEPTDLVEPNVPFSFDGPHEKRHLRKEAADALEKLFAGAKDDGIELRAVSGYRSYKRQRSIYENNVKTKGEEYASRVSAVPGTSEHQTGLTIDVSSPSVKNELEENFGDSVEGQWLAAHAADYGFVIRYPKGEEDVTGYVYEPWHIRYIGTDLAQDVAKSGMTLEEYFDEANIKL; encoded by the coding sequence ATGAATAAACAAGCATGGAAAAAGGGATTATGGACATGCCTGCTGATTACCGCGTTGGTTATTCCTACCGCGGTCCTCAGCGGCTGTGAAAAAACAGGCGGTTCAGGCAAGGAGCAAGGACAAGCCCTGCAGGGGGCTGGCAAAGGTGAACAGGAGGGGCAGGTTCCTGCAGATCCGGTTATGGCGAAACGCACGGAGAGCGCTCTTCAGACAACGATTAAGGAAGTGGACGGGAAGGAAGTCGTAACGAATCCGGAGGCCATGACGGTCATCGTGAATAAGCAGCGCAGCCTGCCTGATGGTTACGAGCCTACGGATCTTGTCGAACCGAATGTTCCATTTTCCTTTGACGGACCGCATGAGAAACGCCATTTGCGAAAGGAAGCGGCGGACGCACTTGAGAAGCTGTTTGCCGGAGCCAAGGATGACGGCATCGAGCTGCGCGCAGTATCGGGATACCGCTCCTACAAACGCCAAAGGTCCATTTATGAGAATAATGTAAAAACCAAAGGGGAAGAGTACGCATCCCGTGTGAGTGCTGTTCCTGGAACGAGCGAGCATCAGACCGGCCTGACCATTGACGTTTCCAGTCCTAGTGTGAAGAACGAGCTGGAGGAAAACTTCGGAGACTCTGTAGAAGGACAATGGCTCGCCGCACACGCAGCGGATTACGGCTTTGTCATCCGTTATCCCAAGGGCGAGGAAGATGTGACGGGTTATGTCTACGAACCTTGGCATATCCGCTATATCGGTACCGACCTGGCGCAGGATGTTGCCAAGAGTGGCATGACGCTTGAAGAGTATTTTGATGAAGCGAATATTAAGCTGTAA